In the Syngnathus scovelli strain Florida chromosome 16, RoL_Ssco_1.2, whole genome shotgun sequence genome, one interval contains:
- the apnl gene encoding actinoporin-like protein — MTESAEAVAAEVSSRRSMTIEIINLTNNYCLINPKVYLENGEVYNPPQPTVRTLKTEVCTFTKSSSKATGSVGVLTYDLFERSQKDFIETVAIMFSVPWDYNLYKNWFAVGIYKKGRECNKDLFKEMYNEKKQREHGFTREEATGTGINYVGNYLDVKASMGPLGKAIMKVELWDKLFTSM, encoded by the exons ATGACGGAATCCGCCGAAGCTGTGGCCGCCGAAGtgagcagcaggaggagcatGACCATTGAGATCATCAATTTGACCAACAACTACTGCCTCATTAACCCCAA GGTCTACCTGGAGAATGGCGAGGTGTACAACCCGCCTCAGCCCACGGTGAGAACCCTGAAGACTGAAGTGTGCACCTTCACAAAGTCCAGCAGCAAAGCCACAGGCAGCGTGGGCGTCCTCACCTACGACCTCTTCGAGAGGTCTCAGAAGGATTTCATCGAGACGGTGGCCATCATGTTCTCTGTGCCGTGGGACTACAACCTGTACAAGAACTGGTTCGCCGTGGGCATCTACAAGAAGGGCCGCGAATGCAACAAGGACTTGTTCAAGGAGATGTACAACGAGAAGAAGCAGCGAGAGCACGGCTTTACCCGTGAGGAGGCCACGGGCACGGGGATCAACTACGTGGGCAATTACTTGGATGTCAAAGCCAGCATGGGCCCGCTGGGCAAAGCCATCATGAAGGTGGAATTGTGGGATAAGCTCTTCACGTCCATGTAG
- the LOC125983930 gene encoding receptor activity-modifying protein 1, whose amino-acid sequence MTSSRFHLVFAVRFLLMWASHNPVSCLVDEKLSVQSATTVVYQSTEMMNGIANGTFEDTASPIGCVKNPPGCMDFYSVCHALYNGATMDCLYDLLDHICFCNFNEAMAAMNATDWCAWGNVSGLYSNLSLCTENISDCLGIPWPNPMVEETFVEIHHKFFKDCPMEELSDPPPPIIFALVITPILLIPVMVSLVVLKTKNGDGSS is encoded by the exons ATGACATCCAGCAGGTTTCACCTAGTTTTTGCTGTCCGTTTTCTTCTCATGTGGG CCTCACATAACCCGGTGAGTTGTCTGGTGGATGAAAAGTTGTCTGTGCAGTCAGCCACCACAGTAG TGTATCAATCAACAGAAATGATGAACGGCATTGCAA ATGGCACCTTTGAAGACACCGCCTCACCAATTG GTTGTGTGAAAAACCCACCGGGTTGTATGGACTTTTACTCTGTGTGCCATGCCTTATACAACGGAGCCACCATGGACTGCCTGTACGATCTCCTGGACCACATCTGCTTCTGCAACTTCAACGAGGCCATGGCGGCCATGAACGCCACCGACTGGTGCGCTTGGGGCAACGTAAGCGG GCTGTACAGCAACTTGAGCCTCTGCACTGAGAACATCTCCGACTGCCTGGGCATCCCGTGGCCCAACCCTATGGTGGAGGAGACATTTGTGGAAATCCACCACAAGTTTTTCAAGGACTGCCCCATGGAAGAGCTCAGTGACCCGCCACCGCCCATCATCTTCGCCCTGGTGATCACGCCGATCCTCCTCATCCCTGTCATGGTCAGTCTGGTGGTCCTCAAGACCAAGAATGGAGATGGCAGCTCCTGA
- the LOC125983921 gene encoding bryoporin-like: MNTAEALSATLTTNTNCSFEITNVSSIYCLINPKVYMSSGFCQHPPQPTIRSGQTELCSFTKDDHTATGAVGLLTYDLFHMQSRACSLRMAVMFSVPYDHNLYKNRLAVGIFQTSRACDKKLYEQMYDGKDMNGFSRADANGSGLVYGTQQVDVRATMSTVGKAIVKVEFYDQLNR; the protein is encoded by the exons ATGAATACGGCAGAGGCCCTGTCAGCGACCCTCACCACCAACACGAACTGCTCATTCGAAATCACCAATGTGAGCTCCATCTACTGCCTCATTAACCCCAA GGTGTACATGTCGAGCGGCTTCTGCCAACACCCGCCGCAGCCGACCATCCGCAGCGGGCAAACCGAGCTGTGCTCCTTCACCAAGGACGACCACACGGCCACCGGTGCCGTGGGCCTGCTGACCTATGACCTCTTCCACATGCAGAGCCGCGCGTGCTCACTGCGTATGGCCGTCATGTTCTCGGTGCCCTACGACCACAATCTGTACAAGAACCGGCTGGCGGTGGGCATCTTCCAGACGTCGCGCGCCTGCGACAAGAAGCTCTACGAGCAAATGTACGACGGCAAGGATATGAACGGCTTCAGCCGGGCGGACGCCAACGGCTCTGGGCTTGTGTATGGCACCCAACAGGTGGATGTGAGGGCCACCATGTCCACTGTGGGCAAGGCTATTGTGAAAGTGGAATTTTATGATCAGTTGAATCGCTAG